One Paenisporosarcina sp. FSL H8-0542 genomic region harbors:
- the ytxJ gene encoding bacillithiol system redox-active protein YtxJ: protein MATYTEITTIPEWENVLQQSKEKPVLLFKHSTTCPVSAAAYREFTSFETGVDAYLVKVIESRPVSNEIESNLGVQHKSPQIFIVSNEEPVWHASHWNITESKIGQAIQSTQG, encoded by the coding sequence ATGGCAACCTATACAGAAATTACAACAATTCCAGAGTGGGAAAATGTTCTTCAACAATCAAAAGAAAAGCCTGTCTTACTGTTCAAGCATAGTACTACGTGTCCTGTGAGTGCTGCTGCTTACCGCGAATTCACTTCATTTGAAACGGGTGTTGACGCTTACTTAGTGAAAGTCATTGAAAGTCGTCCAGTATCGAATGAAATCGAAAGTAATTTAGGTGTTCAGCATAAATCACCACAAATTTTCATCGTGTCGAATGAAGAGCCAGTCTGGCACGCTTCTCACTGGAACATTACCGAATCAAAAATTGGTCAGGCTATTCAAAGTACCCAAGGATAA
- a CDS encoding YusW family protein, which yields MKTKKYAFYGPFLLTTALLLSACGEKEEVKNGPTGEQAESEFGFRSFDLNIDTADQKDAIDVSFDVDVSETEAEYLNKLESLNLSGDKAYKKLEPLFKELALTKDMSKEEVIEKVAKAFGVEEYKEFDLEVEFSDGDDQEFKDNK from the coding sequence ATGAAGACTAAAAAATATGCTTTTTATGGACCCTTCCTATTAACGACTGCGTTGCTGTTAAGCGCATGCGGAGAAAAGGAGGAAGTGAAAAATGGACCTACCGGGGAACAAGCCGAAAGTGAATTTGGATTCCGTTCTTTTGATTTAAATATAGATACGGCAGATCAGAAAGACGCAATTGATGTTTCGTTTGACGTGGATGTATCCGAGACCGAAGCGGAGTACTTGAATAAGCTGGAATCGTTAAATTTGTCGGGAGATAAAGCTTATAAAAAGCTTGAACCACTCTTTAAAGAGCTTGCACTTACGAAAGACATGAGTAAAGAAGAAGTCATTGAAAAAGTGGCAAAGGCCTTTGGCGTGGAAGAGTACAAGGAATTCGATTTGGAAGTTGAATTTTCCGACGGGGACGACCAAGAATTTAAAGATAACAAATAG
- a CDS encoding alpha-E domain-containing protein gives MLSRVADSLYWMARNIERTETNARILDVHLTQMVETSSEDLLDGKHWQIVFEACSTKDELDKLKSSEDVQDEDYIRYIAFHIDNFNSIYSCVRVARENARISRDHLPNELFEVLNDLYLFTIQAEQESFSIHHLRTFLRKVKLTCLTAQGIIESGMSRSVAYRMMKIGKWLERAEKTARILNVVCEQTRETQLFYKGDDYYAWLSALRMLNGYEAYLKVNRPKMDPKTILTFLITDESFPQSIHYNINHVRAAIDILENAKVAHYSSELYYALENVKNEFDEMSIQELNSDDMLAFLNTFQNKCNEIGQIFSKTYYLIEPIGTQRQVQFLDFPQQPITEKASSMKYKIEHTNIFDYDSWVDQSMNSIRLKPRTDECQRLLSYRTDINPVALTKEHVDIWGNSVESFFIADHHKHLEVKATSIVSIQKSPWIHRIDYSPEMYAIFHSDLFSSHYLAYLSNTAYTYLTPEQMEQVDKDTGQMANPVQYAIDVMGYLFNRFTYDGSSTNVSTKALESFDLKKGVCQDISHIMLGILRAKHIPARYVSGYLYVGENSALVGDAASHAWVEVMVPGIGWVGLDPTNNVEALENHIRVGVGRDYGDVSPVQGVYRGGSHELDVKVSVSLIDQ, from the coding sequence ATGTTAAGTCGTGTAGCAGATTCACTCTATTGGATGGCACGGAATATTGAACGTACAGAAACAAACGCGCGAATTTTGGACGTTCATTTAACACAGATGGTTGAGACTTCGAGTGAAGATTTGTTAGACGGTAAACACTGGCAAATAGTGTTTGAAGCGTGTTCAACTAAAGACGAACTAGATAAGCTAAAAAGTAGTGAAGATGTTCAAGATGAAGATTATATTCGTTATATAGCCTTCCATATAGATAATTTTAATTCAATATACAGTTGTGTTCGCGTAGCCCGGGAAAATGCACGAATCAGTAGGGATCACTTGCCGAATGAACTATTTGAAGTTCTAAATGATCTGTATCTGTTTACCATTCAAGCAGAACAGGAAAGTTTTTCGATTCATCACTTACGCACGTTTTTGCGTAAAGTGAAATTGACGTGCCTGACTGCCCAAGGGATTATTGAATCTGGTATGTCCCGCAGTGTCGCATATCGCATGATGAAAATCGGGAAGTGGTTGGAACGTGCAGAAAAAACGGCACGTATTTTAAACGTGGTATGTGAACAGACACGGGAAACCCAGTTGTTTTACAAAGGCGACGATTACTATGCATGGTTATCGGCACTTCGCATGTTGAATGGTTATGAAGCCTATTTGAAAGTAAATCGTCCCAAGATGGATCCGAAGACCATCTTAACTTTTTTAATTACTGATGAGTCGTTCCCACAGTCGATTCATTACAATATCAATCATGTAAGGGCAGCCATTGATATTTTGGAGAATGCAAAAGTTGCACATTATTCTTCCGAATTATATTACGCCCTTGAGAATGTGAAAAATGAATTTGATGAAATGTCAATTCAAGAGTTAAATTCTGATGATATGCTGGCCTTTTTAAACACGTTCCAAAACAAATGTAATGAAATTGGACAAATTTTCTCGAAGACTTATTATTTAATTGAACCAATTGGTACGCAACGACAAGTTCAATTTTTAGATTTTCCTCAACAACCGATTACAGAAAAAGCTTCCTCCATGAAATACAAAATTGAACATACCAACATTTTTGATTACGATTCATGGGTGGATCAAAGCATGAACTCAATCCGATTAAAGCCCCGTACGGATGAGTGTCAACGATTGCTGTCATATCGAACGGATATTAATCCGGTTGCTCTAACGAAAGAACATGTGGATATTTGGGGGAACAGTGTCGAATCATTTTTTATAGCGGATCATCATAAGCATCTGGAAGTTAAGGCAACTTCCATTGTTAGCATTCAAAAGAGTCCTTGGATTCACCGCATTGATTATTCACCGGAAATGTATGCGATTTTCCATTCCGATTTATTCAGCAGTCACTATTTAGCTTATTTAAGTAATACGGCATACACCTATTTAACTCCAGAACAAATGGAACAAGTCGATAAGGATACCGGACAGATGGCCAATCCTGTTCAATATGCAATTGATGTTATGGGTTATTTGTTCAATCGTTTTACGTATGACGGTTCCTCGACAAATGTTTCAACAAAAGCGTTGGAATCCTTTGATTTGAAGAAAGGTGTTTGCCAGGATATTTCTCACATCATGCTTGGTATACTTCGCGCTAAGCACATTCCGGCAAGGTACGTCAGCGGATATTTGTATGTCGGAGAAAATTCGGCATTAGTTGGGGACGCAGCAAGCCATGCATGGGTTGAAGTCATGGTACCCGGTATAGGCTGGGTAGGACTAGATCCAACAAATAATGTGGAAGCACTCGAAAACCATATTCGGGTTGGCGTGGGTCGTGATTACGGGGATGTCAGTCCGGTGCAAGGGGTTTACCGAGGTGGCAGCCACGAGCTTGATGTGAAAGTATCCGTCAGTTTAATCGATCAATAA
- a CDS encoding circularly permuted type 2 ATP-grasp protein: protein MFTTYKVKPFFDEMLKASGKPKDHYQKFYEMLHNFSADELKEKHETAQLSFLRQGITFTVYHNNVGAERTMPFDFVPIIIPPEDWETIEKGMVQRTNALNCFLHDVYNEQQIIKDGIIPKELVVDNPHYYVKQVQGIKIPLNNHIFLAGIDLIRDENGKYLVLEDNLRNPSGISYVYQNRYVMRQVYPEFFAKHSVQTLEHQVTYLHEAIMDHAPEGVDNPRAVLLTPGIYNSAYYDHVFLAQQMGLHLVEGRDLFVSGNIVYMKTIRGLEKVDIIYRRIDDDFLDPLAFREDSTLGVEGLLEAYRQGNVAILNGIGNGVADDKAMYVYVPDMIRYYLKEDPIIDNVMTYRLDHAEQRNWVLERLHELVVKNVGASGGYDMLVGPHATSVEIEEFREKILENPHQYIAQPTIKLSRAPSYQGEEFYPCHVDLRVFVMRGKETHVFPGGLSRVALKKGSLVVNSSQGGGGKDTWVMKSGGMS, encoded by the coding sequence ATGTTTACTACGTACAAAGTTAAGCCGTTTTTTGACGAAATGTTGAAGGCAAGCGGAAAACCGAAGGATCATTATCAAAAATTTTATGAAATGCTCCATAATTTTTCTGCTGATGAATTGAAAGAAAAACATGAAACAGCCCAATTATCGTTTTTGAGACAAGGCATTACTTTTACTGTCTATCATAATAATGTTGGAGCTGAACGCACAATGCCTTTTGATTTTGTGCCGATCATCATCCCTCCAGAAGATTGGGAAACAATTGAAAAAGGAATGGTACAACGTACAAATGCACTCAATTGCTTTTTGCACGATGTATACAATGAACAGCAAATCATTAAAGACGGGATTATCCCTAAGGAACTGGTTGTGGACAACCCTCATTATTACGTTAAACAAGTACAGGGAATAAAAATTCCATTGAATAATCATATATTTCTTGCCGGAATCGATTTAATCCGGGATGAAAATGGCAAATACTTAGTACTGGAAGACAATTTACGTAACCCTTCAGGCATTTCGTATGTTTACCAAAACCGCTATGTAATGCGTCAGGTATACCCTGAATTTTTTGCAAAACATTCCGTTCAGACTTTGGAGCATCAAGTGACTTATTTGCACGAAGCGATTATGGACCATGCTCCTGAAGGGGTAGACAATCCTCGAGCAGTTCTACTTACTCCAGGTATTTATAATTCGGCTTACTATGATCATGTGTTTCTGGCACAACAAATGGGTCTACATCTGGTTGAAGGCCGTGACTTATTCGTCTCCGGCAACATTGTTTATATGAAAACGATCCGTGGTCTTGAAAAAGTGGATATCATATATCGTCGAATTGATGACGACTTCCTGGACCCTCTGGCGTTCAGGGAAGATTCAACATTAGGCGTTGAAGGTTTGCTTGAGGCTTATCGTCAAGGAAATGTGGCAATTTTGAATGGAATTGGCAATGGAGTGGCGGATGATAAAGCGATGTATGTCTACGTGCCAGATATGATTCGTTACTACTTGAAAGAAGACCCAATTATTGATAATGTCATGACTTACCGTCTTGATCATGCCGAACAGCGAAACTGGGTACTGGAACGATTACACGAATTGGTAGTTAAAAACGTAGGGGCATCAGGAGGCTATGACATGCTGGTAGGGCCTCATGCAACCTCAGTGGAAATCGAGGAATTCCGTGAAAAAATTCTTGAAAACCCTCATCAATATATTGCACAACCGACGATAAAATTATCGAGAGCTCCTTCCTACCAAGGGGAAGAATTCTATCCTTGTCACGTGGATTTACGAGTGTTTGTCATGAGAGGAAAAGAAACACATGTATTCCCAGGGGGGCTTTCCCGAGTAGCATTGAAAAAAGGATCCCTTGTCGTGAATTCATCGCAAGGTGGTGGTGGTAAAGATACATGGGTTATGAAGTCTGGAGGGATGAGCTAA
- a CDS encoding TerC family protein, translating into MKEDEKMDAHFFGILLEIILINIVLSGDNAVVIALASRKLSEDKRKKAIFIGTVGALGLRVVLTFAAVYLLEIPFVEIIGGLLLLYIAFDLIKSANEDPDLHSSASLFGAIRTIIFADLVMSLDNVLAIAGAAEGNIVLIVIGLAISVPLIIFGSQLIMNLMDKYPLLVWAGSGIIAYTAGKMMVDDKYGHLFVERTWPILEYIIPIAFVLLIVGLGTVVKKRQQKEGLTK; encoded by the coding sequence ATGAAAGAAGATGAAAAAATGGATGCACATTTCTTTGGCATACTACTTGAAATTATTTTGATTAATATCGTATTAAGTGGCGATAATGCCGTCGTCATTGCGCTAGCAAGCAGAAAATTATCCGAAGACAAACGCAAGAAAGCCATTTTCATTGGAACAGTTGGTGCACTTGGATTGCGTGTAGTGCTAACATTTGCGGCTGTCTATCTTTTGGAAATCCCGTTTGTAGAAATTATTGGTGGATTATTGTTGTTATATATTGCATTTGATTTAATTAAATCTGCTAATGAAGATCCAGATTTGCACTCCTCAGCGTCGCTGTTTGGCGCTATTCGTACGATTATTTTTGCTGACTTAGTCATGAGTCTGGATAATGTACTGGCTATTGCAGGAGCTGCAGAAGGAAATATCGTCTTGATTGTCATTGGACTGGCTATTAGTGTGCCACTGATTATTTTTGGTAGTCAGCTCATTATGAATCTAATGGATAAATACCCGCTCCTTGTGTGGGCAGGTTCGGGCATCATTGCCTATACTGCTGGGAAAATGATGGTTGATGATAAATATGGCCATTTATTTGTAGAACGTACTTGGCCAATTCTTGAATATATCATCCCGATTGCTTTTGTGTTATTAATTGTTGGGTTAGGTACAGTAGTCAAAAAAAGACAGCAAAAAGAAGGTCTTACTAAATAA
- a CDS encoding ABC transporter substrate-binding protein encodes MKKWLGMLGVLILLVGGCSDKEAVKVNDDVSKDNPSGDLAPLSKKTKVVIAEDGSASGAGFYIANEKGYFAEYNIEVEFATFANSDDMLPALASGDVDIAGGISSAAFFNAIAQGIDVKIVADKGHNEIGKSYFTFVIGADKQDEIKTYSDLKGKRIAVSGEHGVDDYIYHLMLDHAGLSKDDVEFVLMPDFGNMMAAIENGSIDAALNIEPLITQGVAEGIHVRLGDATDFAPKAQIAMVLGSPKFMNDEQDVSLRFMAAYLKGVRDYNDAFKKGEGTDEIIDIMTEYTALKDAAVWKDVFVTGLDPNGKMFTDDIRDQYELYKKNGAIRGEFDFDEAIDTDITEKAVKIIGKYE; translated from the coding sequence ATGAAAAAGTGGCTAGGCATGTTGGGCGTTTTGATTTTACTTGTTGGGGGTTGCTCTGATAAGGAAGCAGTGAAAGTGAATGACGATGTAAGTAAAGATAATCCTTCTGGTGATTTAGCACCTTTAAGTAAGAAAACGAAAGTAGTCATTGCAGAAGACGGTTCTGCTTCTGGGGCAGGCTTTTATATTGCTAATGAAAAAGGTTATTTTGCTGAATATAATATCGAAGTGGAATTTGCAACATTCGCGAATAGTGACGACATGTTGCCAGCATTGGCATCAGGGGATGTGGATATTGCAGGAGGTATTTCCTCAGCTGCCTTCTTTAATGCGATTGCACAAGGAATCGATGTGAAAATTGTTGCCGATAAAGGCCATAATGAAATAGGGAAGTCCTACTTCACATTTGTAATAGGTGCTGATAAACAGGATGAAATCAAAACATACAGTGATTTAAAAGGAAAACGCATTGCAGTTTCAGGGGAGCATGGAGTTGACGATTATATATACCATCTAATGCTTGACCACGCAGGTCTGTCGAAGGATGACGTCGAGTTTGTTCTTATGCCGGATTTCGGAAACATGATGGCAGCCATCGAAAACGGCTCCATTGATGCAGCTTTGAATATTGAACCTCTAATCACGCAAGGCGTTGCCGAAGGTATTCATGTTCGATTAGGTGATGCAACCGACTTTGCACCGAAAGCTCAAATTGCCATGGTACTAGGTTCACCGAAGTTCATGAATGACGAGCAGGACGTGTCCTTACGTTTCATGGCAGCTTACTTGAAAGGTGTAAGAGATTACAATGATGCCTTCAAAAAAGGCGAAGGCACAGATGAAATCATCGACATCATGACAGAATACACAGCTTTAAAAGATGCAGCTGTCTGGAAAGATGTATTTGTCACTGGACTTGATCCAAATGGCAAAATGTTCACAGATGATATTCGTGATCAGTACGAACTGTATAAGAAGAATGGTGCAATTAGAGGCGAGTTTGATTTTGATGAAGCCATTGATACAGACATTACGGAAAAAGCAGTTAAAATCATTGGCAAATATGAATGA
- a CDS encoding ABC transporter ATP-binding protein produces MSSKSKISIHELTKVFYKKENSVTALENISLDIEDGEFVCLVGPSGCGKTTLLRILAGLENQSSGDFTIEPGDEDRPSQSMVFQERGILPWLTVEENVAFGLTMRHLPKSIVKERTTYFLNKVGLGKFAKMYPKELSGGMKQRVSIARAFANDPEILLMDEPFGALDEQNKYILQEELLSIWSETKKTVLFITHSIDEALYLSDRVLLMSAQPGKIVAEMKIDLPRPRKLEDFRSNPEMASKFLEIWRHLQIEVQGSRL; encoded by the coding sequence GTGAGCTCAAAATCCAAAATATCAATCCATGAATTAACGAAAGTATTTTACAAGAAAGAAAATAGTGTCACTGCACTTGAAAATATCTCGCTCGATATTGAAGACGGGGAATTTGTGTGTCTCGTTGGTCCGAGCGGCTGTGGAAAAACAACGTTACTTCGCATTCTGGCGGGTCTTGAAAATCAAAGTTCAGGAGATTTTACCATTGAACCCGGAGATGAAGATCGACCGAGTCAATCGATGGTGTTTCAGGAACGTGGCATACTCCCTTGGCTGACTGTTGAGGAAAATGTAGCGTTCGGACTGACGATGCGGCACTTGCCAAAATCGATTGTAAAAGAACGAACAACGTATTTTTTGAACAAAGTGGGTCTTGGGAAATTCGCCAAAATGTATCCGAAAGAGCTTTCAGGCGGCATGAAACAACGTGTCAGCATCGCTCGGGCGTTTGCTAATGACCCAGAAATCTTATTGATGGATGAACCATTTGGAGCTTTAGACGAACAGAATAAATACATTTTACAAGAAGAATTATTGTCGATTTGGTCGGAAACAAAGAAAACGGTGTTATTCATCACACATAGCATCGACGAAGCATTGTATTTAAGTGATCGTGTATTACTCATGAGTGCGCAGCCAGGCAAAATCGTGGCAGAAATGAAAATAGATCTGCCTCGTCCAAGGAAATTAGAAGACTTTCGCTCGAATCCGGAAATGGCTTCGAAATTTCTGGAAATCTGGCGTCACTTGCAAATAGAAGTACAAGGATCAAGATTGTAA
- a CDS encoding ABC transporter permease gives MRDIKNPIETEQQEWRKQQRQNRLKTWLTIFSPVCLLLIWQFLSQTGLIDARFFPPPTAIVTTFFELLTTGELFHHINISLFRIGFGFLLGVIPGIIIGLCMGLYAPIRHFISPIIMALMPIPTLALLPIILIIFGIGEVSKVVTIAGSVFFPVVINTVAGVISIDSIYLDVAKNYGASSKDFFLKIALPGSLPVMLEGIQMGQAIALLTIVAAEMMGATSGIGYLIWTSYSAFLLKEMFVGLILISFFGYIFSLLLRGLQRKLVPWR, from the coding sequence ATGAGGGATATAAAAAATCCAATAGAAACGGAACAACAAGAATGGCGAAAGCAGCAAAGACAGAATCGACTGAAGACGTGGCTAACCATTTTTTCTCCAGTATGTCTCTTGCTCATCTGGCAATTTCTATCTCAAACCGGACTGATTGATGCGAGGTTTTTCCCTCCGCCAACTGCAATTGTTACCACGTTTTTCGAATTGCTCACGACTGGTGAATTGTTTCATCACATTAACATATCACTATTCCGAATAGGGTTTGGTTTCTTACTAGGTGTTATTCCTGGAATTATCATCGGTTTGTGTATGGGGTTATACGCGCCAATCCGCCATTTTATTTCTCCAATTATTATGGCATTGATGCCTATTCCCACACTTGCATTATTACCGATTATATTAATCATTTTTGGTATTGGTGAAGTGTCGAAAGTTGTTACCATTGCGGGTAGTGTCTTCTTTCCAGTTGTGATCAATACCGTAGCTGGCGTTATTTCGATAGACTCCATTTATTTGGATGTGGCGAAGAATTATGGAGCAAGCAGTAAGGATTTCTTTTTGAAAATCGCTTTACCTGGTTCGCTTCCCGTCATGCTGGAAGGCATTCAAATGGGGCAGGCAATTGCGTTGCTTACCATTGTTGCAGCAGAAATGATGGGCGCAACTTCAGGAATTGGTTATTTGATTTGGACGTCCTACAGTGCGTTTTTATTAAAAGAGATGTTTGTCGGATTAATCCTGATTTCGTTCTTTGGATATATCTTTTCATTGTTATTACGTGGCTTACAACGAAAATTAGTTCCGTGGAGGTGA
- a CDS encoding YpzG family protein, which translates to MSKKQPLDSKSAELHHNWTRPKRTKSQVNGNTEESQSTERLKTSAKIYRNG; encoded by the coding sequence ATGAGTAAAAAACAACCACTGGATTCAAAATCAGCGGAATTACATCATAACTGGACAAGGCCAAAGAGGACCAAATCACAAGTCAACGGTAACACAGAAGAATCACAATCGACTGAGAGATTAAAAACCAGCGCCAAAATTTACCGAAACGGATAA
- a CDS encoding YaiI/YqxD family protein, translating to MINILVDADGCPVVDSTIQIAKRYEMPVTLFCDTAHNMQREGAKTVMVSKGMDAVDFVLVNRVKPGDIVITQDYGLAAMVLAKRGLVMDQNGREYTNENIDQLLDSRHIAKKIRQAGGRMKGPKKRRKEDNESFERRFNELILQQLNRN from the coding sequence ATGATCAACATATTAGTTGATGCAGATGGATGTCCAGTAGTAGATAGCACGATTCAAATCGCTAAACGTTATGAAATGCCTGTCACTTTATTCTGCGATACAGCACACAATATGCAACGTGAAGGTGCCAAAACAGTGATGGTATCAAAAGGCATGGATGCTGTGGATTTTGTGCTTGTCAATCGCGTTAAACCTGGAGATATTGTTATTACACAGGATTACGGTTTGGCTGCAATGGTATTAGCCAAACGAGGATTAGTGATGGATCAAAATGGTCGCGAGTATACGAATGAAAATATAGATCAGCTATTGGATAGTCGTCATATTGCCAAGAAAATTCGCCAGGCAGGTGGTCGAATGAAAGGGCCAAAAAAGAGAAGGAAAGAAGATAATGAGAGTTTTGAACGTAGGTTTAATGAATTAATTCTTCAGCAATTAAATAGAAATTAA
- a CDS encoding ion channel: MHFFLKVGLSLVRMKNLTLLFAALLFIVFCTVTIYLLEPDTFEGLLTSFYFVMTTFATVGYGDYSPVTGVGKLFTVIMYLLGIGLLGVVIGKIVDAFSIFRRRKEEGKLSYTHEHHIIIVGWGKKTEMAFKEILSSDPSVEIVIIDTLPTSPTDVTMDRVHYVQGDPSEEGPFVQANITKAKSVIIFADENIQVASLRDAKTLTIAITCERLASNVHTTVEVMTEKQLANFSHVKVDEFILSQETISLLAVRSALHQNVGNIVTQLISRTVGEDLFEVPTRSEWKTYGDAFHALLVHGATLIADRQKMDINRRLQEHIPSDAVLTVICDESTYQSIISKSGQ; encoded by the coding sequence ATGCATTTTTTTTTGAAAGTTGGATTAAGTCTAGTCCGCATGAAGAACTTAACTTTATTATTTGCAGCACTACTCTTTATTGTATTTTGTACGGTGACGATTTACTTGTTGGAACCTGATACGTTTGAAGGATTGTTAACATCATTTTACTTTGTAATGACCACCTTTGCTACTGTAGGCTACGGTGATTATTCACCAGTTACGGGAGTAGGTAAATTATTTACAGTCATTATGTACTTATTGGGAATTGGATTACTCGGTGTTGTTATCGGGAAAATAGTAGATGCGTTTTCCATATTCAGAAGACGCAAGGAGGAAGGTAAGTTGTCTTATACACATGAACATCACATCATCATTGTCGGGTGGGGAAAGAAAACTGAAATGGCCTTTAAGGAAATTCTTTCATCTGACCCATCGGTGGAAATTGTCATAATTGATACTCTTCCTACATCTCCTACAGATGTCACCATGGATCGTGTCCATTATGTACAAGGTGATCCATCTGAAGAAGGACCATTTGTTCAGGCGAATATCACGAAAGCCAAGTCTGTCATCATTTTTGCTGATGAAAACATCCAAGTCGCGTCTTTGCGAGATGCCAAGACATTGACGATTGCTATTACTTGTGAACGTCTTGCTTCAAATGTGCATACGACAGTTGAAGTGATGACGGAAAAACAACTCGCCAACTTCTCACATGTCAAAGTGGATGAGTTTATTTTGTCCCAGGAAACCATTTCTCTACTAGCCGTTCGCTCTGCTTTACATCAAAATGTTGGCAATATCGTGACACAACTGATTAGTCGCACTGTGGGCGAGGATTTGTTTGAAGTCCCGACACGCTCTGAATGGAAGACATATGGGGACGCATTTCATGCATTATTAGTACATGGCGCAACATTGATTGCCGACCGTCAGAAAATGGACATTAATCGTCGTTTACAGGAACACATTCCATCTGATGCAGTTCTTACGGTCATTTGTGATGAATCAACCTATCAATCTATTATTTCGAAAAGTGGGCAGTGA
- a CDS encoding phosphatase PAP2 family protein produces the protein MVKKPNNKLFLLLSCFTALGFILIAFMVEQKQIEQFDSPIATFIQFFETPFSTNMMLFFTNIGSGTSINIIAFIIFIIFYFFLKFRAELLLFIVVLLGSHYLFRVIKLLFKRERPDLHRLIEIGGYSFPSGHATNAICIYGILTFILWRHIPSRIGRFLLLSFSTFMILMIGISRIYLGVHYPSDVLAGYFAGGCWLTIAIWSYHVALVKLN, from the coding sequence TTGGTTAAAAAGCCTAATAATAAGCTATTTTTATTGTTAAGTTGCTTCACTGCGCTTGGTTTTATCCTAATTGCATTCATGGTCGAACAAAAACAAATTGAACAATTTGACAGCCCCATTGCCACTTTCATTCAATTTTTCGAAACTCCCTTCTCGACGAATATGATGCTTTTTTTCACAAATATTGGATCAGGAACTTCCATTAACATTATTGCTTTTATCATTTTCATTATCTTTTATTTCTTTTTAAAATTTCGGGCAGAACTCCTTCTATTCATTGTCGTCCTGCTCGGTTCCCACTATCTTTTTCGCGTAATAAAACTACTTTTCAAAAGAGAACGACCAGATTTACATCGCCTTATTGAAATTGGTGGGTACAGTTTTCCAAGCGGACATGCAACAAATGCAATATGTATATATGGAATCCTAACATTTATTTTGTGGCGTCATATTCCATCTCGTATCGGTCGATTTCTTCTGTTATCTTTCAGTACTTTCATGATTCTTATGATTGGGATAAGCCGAATCTATTTAGGCGTCCATTATCCAAGTGATGTTCTAGCCGGCTATTTTGCAGGTGGCTGTTGGCTAACAATTGCCATATGGAGTTATCATGTTGCGCTCGTTAAGCTTAATTAA
- a CDS encoding N-acetyltransferase: MQIRTETKNDYKHVFNLNYTAFGNRDDEAKLVERIRFSDGFIPELSIVADDQGEIVGHLLLSKAKIINENGEKEVVVLAPVAVLPEFQKKGIGIKLIEEGLKRAKDLDYGLVLLIGHPAYYPKFGFQPARAHGLELTQYQVPDDVFMVCELKDRELENTVGELHYPKAFFGATSQIN, translated from the coding sequence ATGCAAATTCGAACTGAAACGAAAAATGACTATAAACATGTATTCAATCTGAATTACACGGCTTTTGGAAATAGAGACGATGAAGCAAAACTTGTGGAACGCATTCGTTTTTCAGATGGCTTCATTCCGGAATTATCGATAGTGGCAGATGATCAAGGTGAAATAGTTGGTCATCTACTATTAAGTAAGGCGAAAATTATCAATGAAAATGGCGAAAAAGAGGTAGTCGTCCTAGCACCTGTTGCTGTTTTGCCAGAATTTCAGAAAAAAGGCATTGGCATCAAATTGATTGAAGAAGGTTTGAAAAGAGCGAAAGACCTGGACTATGGACTAGTCTTACTCATTGGACACCCAGCCTATTATCCGAAGTTTGGTTTTCAACCGGCTAGAGCTCATGGATTGGAATTGACACAATATCAAGTGCCTGATGACGTTTTCATGGTTTGCGAACTGAAAGATAGAGAACTTGAAAACACCGTTGGAGAATTACATTATCCAAAAGCGTTTTTTGGTGCGACATCTCAAATTAATTAA